The nucleotide window GGTGCAAGTGATAATCACAGTATAACTTATAAGAAATATTTCATTTCTCTTGGTGATGGTCAGTATAAATTAAGAAACCAATACAACGGTAATGATTGGCTTTAGCAATGAATTTTCAGAGAAAAGGCGCAAAAAGCAACCCCCACGTCGGTAAGGATTTTGAAGAGAAAATTCAAGCTTACTTCCAAAATCAAGGTGTAGCTTTGGCCCCCAACATCCCTGTATCTATTGGAATAAACAAAGAAAAGAAATTGCATAAATTCGATTTAGGGAATATTTCCAAGAAAATAATCATTGGAGTCTTTCTTTTTATAGACTGGATCGTCTACACACAAAAATATTCGTTTTCGATTATGCCTTCGTCTTTCTCCTGGGGCTGGATTGGATGGAACCGGGAAGATGGACGGAAGAACAGATCAATAAACTGGCCTATGTTGCGGTGACCAGGGCGAGCGAAAGGCTGTTCATGCCTTATTGCACTGGCAATCAATTACTTACGATATTTAAAAAGGTGACCAATCATGTTCTGCTACAATTGTGGGGTAGAGATAATACGGGAGCATAAATTCTGTTTTTCATGCGGAATCAAGCTGGAGCTCAATAACTTAGGGACGAGCAATCAGGTAAGGATTGTAAAAGCCCCATGCTCTGTTCCCGATAGAATAAAAACGTTAGATTTAAAAGACATATTCAAGAAAATGGAGACAGCGATAAAAAAAGAGTGCTCATTGCCTGAGGAGCAATTTGAGAAAAATTGGGGTAAATTTAAGAAATATCATTATAAAAATTATTCAGATAATGACATCTATTGGATATTTGTACAGGTTATTTTCTATTCTGGGATGAAAGCAGCCACAGTTACAGAGAAACTCCCAGCGATTAAAAAATATTTTAAAGATTTCAATGCGGCAAGGAGTTATTCTCAGGTAGAAATAAACACGGTCATGAAAGATACAGACACAATTCACTACAAACCAAAGATTGAAGCCTGCATCAACAACGCGATTATATTTAACGAGATAATAAAGAGGCATGGATCTTTTTCAAATTACATAGAAAGCTTTGGAAATCTTCAAGAGGAGGGGACTCTTGAAGACCTGAAAAAAGATTTAATGAAGTTCTATTACATTGGCCCTATCACGGTTTTTCATGTCATGCTTGAATTGGGCTTGAACGTATGGAAGCCGGATAGAGTCATCCGCAGAATATTGTTTAGGCTTGGATTGATTGATGACAAAGAGAACATTGGACAATCAATAATGGTTGGAAGGGAATTTTCACGCCAGATTAATGACCCAATTCGGTATATTGATATAATCATGGTTAAATACGGA belongs to Thermodesulfobacteriota bacterium and includes:
- a CDS encoding DNA-3-methyladenine glycosylase I, producing MFCYNCGVEIIREHKFCFSCGIKLELNNLGTSNQVRIVKAPCSVPDRIKTLDLKDIFKKMETAIKKECSLPEEQFEKNWGKFKKYHYKNYSDNDIYWIFVQVIFYSGMKAATVTEKLPAIKKYFKDFNAARSYSQVEINTVMKDTDTIHYKPKIEACINNAIIFNEIIKRHGSFSNYIESFGNLQEEGTLEDLKKDLMKFYYIGPITVFHVMLELGLNVWKPDRVIRRILFRLGLIDDKENIGQSIMVGREFSRQINDPIRYIDIIMVKYGQMGDEEGFGLKNGGICLEKNPRCHACGVTEYCSFDV